The Iamia majanohamensis genome window below encodes:
- the ftsE gene encoding cell division ATP-binding protein FtsE, producing the protein MIKLENVTKVYKGDVVALKDGSFEVGKGEFVFLVGPSGSGKSTLLRLLNREEEPQAGHIHVAGKDIGELSSWKIPYLRRNIGSVYQDYKLLQTKNVYDNVAFALQVIGRPRHVIKTQVPAILELVGLAKKQKNYPDELSGGEQQRVSIARAFVNRPLILLADEPTGNLDPATSVGIMRLLDRINRTGTTVVMATHDRSIVDTMRRRVIELDRGTIIRDQARGVYE; encoded by the coding sequence ATGATCAAGCTCGAGAACGTCACCAAGGTCTACAAGGGCGACGTCGTCGCGCTGAAGGACGGCTCGTTCGAGGTGGGCAAGGGCGAGTTCGTCTTCCTGGTCGGCCCGTCCGGCTCCGGCAAGTCCACCCTGCTGCGCCTGCTCAACCGGGAGGAGGAGCCCCAGGCCGGCCACATCCACGTGGCCGGCAAGGACATCGGCGAGCTCAGCTCCTGGAAGATCCCCTACCTGCGCCGCAACATCGGCTCCGTCTACCAGGACTACAAGCTGCTCCAGACCAAGAATGTCTACGACAACGTCGCCTTCGCCCTCCAGGTCATCGGGCGGCCCCGCCACGTCATCAAGACCCAGGTCCCGGCCATCCTCGAGCTCGTCGGCCTGGCCAAGAAGCAGAAGAACTACCCCGACGAGCTCTCCGGCGGCGAGCAGCAGCGGGTCTCCATCGCCCGCGCCTTCGTCAACCGGCCGCTGATCCTCCTGGCCGACGAGCCCACCGGCAACCTCGACCCCGCCACCTCGGTCGGCATCATGCGCCTGCTCGACCGCATCAACCGCACCGGCACCACCGTGGTGATGGCCACCCACGACCGCAGCATCGTCGACACCATGCGCCGGCGGGTGATCGAGCTCGACCGGGGCACGATCATCCGCGACCAGGCGCGCGGCGTCTACGAGTAG
- the prfB gene encoding peptide chain release factor 2, with product MRDFSDDLAALRTSLAEARQYLRIDDLRDRRPQLETEASRPDLWDDADRGRAVTGELSSVVEDLERYDGLEERISDAETLAELAREEGDESLEPEVEEAIASVRSEFRALELRSLFTGPHDEADAICELQSGEGGADAQDWTNMLLRMYLRWAERRGFATELDEVSEGSEAGISSAQFLVKGRHAYGLLRSEHGVHRLVRMSPFNAQGKRQTAFAALKVTPFLEDIPDVEIDEKDLRIDVYRSSGAGGQHVNVTDSAVRITHEPTGIVVSCQNERSQHQNKDRAMQVLRAKLAEREREKREEELAAIRGEQRSVGFGSQIRSYVMQPYQMVKDLRTEHETGQVDAVLDGDLDGLMEAFLRWRRAEETA from the coding sequence ATGCGCGACTTCTCCGACGACCTCGCCGCCCTGCGGACCTCGCTGGCCGAGGCCCGCCAGTACCTGCGCATCGACGACCTCCGCGACCGCCGCCCCCAGCTGGAGACCGAGGCCAGCCGGCCCGACCTGTGGGACGACGCCGACCGGGGCCGGGCCGTCACCGGCGAGCTGTCCTCGGTGGTCGAGGACCTCGAGCGCTACGACGGCCTCGAGGAGCGCATCTCCGACGCCGAGACCCTGGCCGAGCTGGCCCGGGAGGAGGGTGACGAGTCCCTCGAGCCCGAGGTGGAGGAGGCCATCGCCTCGGTGCGGTCCGAGTTCCGCGCCCTCGAGCTGCGCAGCCTGTTCACCGGCCCCCACGACGAGGCCGACGCCATCTGCGAGCTCCAGTCCGGCGAGGGCGGGGCCGACGCCCAGGACTGGACCAACATGCTGCTGCGCATGTACCTGCGCTGGGCCGAGAGGCGGGGCTTCGCCACCGAGCTGGACGAGGTGTCCGAGGGCTCCGAGGCCGGCATCTCCTCGGCCCAGTTCCTGGTGAAGGGCCGTCACGCCTACGGGCTCCTGCGCAGCGAGCACGGCGTCCACCGCCTGGTCCGCATGAGCCCGTTCAACGCCCAGGGCAAGCGCCAGACCGCCTTCGCGGCGCTGAAGGTCACCCCGTTCCTCGAGGACATCCCCGACGTCGAGATCGACGAGAAGGACCTCCGCATCGACGTCTACCGGTCGTCGGGGGCCGGCGGCCAGCACGTCAACGTCACCGACTCGGCCGTGCGCATCACCCACGAGCCCACCGGCATCGTCGTCTCCTGCCAGAACGAGCGCAGCCAGCACCAGAACAAGGACCGGGCCATGCAGGTCCTGCGGGCCAAGCTGGCCGAGCGGGAGCGGGAGAAGCGGGAGGAGGAGCTGGCCGCCATCCGGGGCGAGCAGCGCTCGGTCGGCTTCGGCAGCCAGATCCGCTCCTACGTGATGCAGCCGTACCAGATGGTCAAGGACCTGCGCACCGAGCACGAGACCGGCCAGGTCGACGCCGTGCTCGACGGCGACCTCGACGGCCTGATGGAGGCCTTCCTGCGGTGGCGACGGGCCGAGGAGACGGCCTGA
- a CDS encoding ABC transporter ATP-binding protein, whose amino-acid sequence MATAPASAPRDGARLLLGELRPERRAIAVLAVILVVAVGLPVGAQLLLGRFVDEAAAGATVGRLTTVAVTFGALLLVADVLQLAVTALAVRLAWRIGNRLRVDLCRHALDLDLAWHGEHSAGEVIERVDGDIEAVTRFASTAVLQVVGNVAVLVAVGAVALVVEWRAGVVLLATVGVALAVLVRMRSLAVPSHDHEREVLSHLYGDLEERLGGLEDIRANGAGPWAVDRLHRHSARWWRAARRASLRGEGGYATTGITFAVGTAATLGVAAVLAARGQITLGTVLVLFRFVQMVQSPLERIGEQLSEFQKAVAGVRRAARLLGTPVGVVPGERDLPSGPLAVDLDHVALRYDADADHPPALRDVDLRLAPGTSLGVVGRTGSGKTSLGRLLARFWDPTSGAVRVGGVDLRTVAVGSLRRRVAVVTQEVEVLRASLRDNLTLLGTLPASDERLHAVLADVGLDGWLADLPDGLDTALDGTARLSGGEAQLLAFARVLLGDPGLVVLDEATSRLDPDTEVRVQAATRRLREGRTLVVIAHRLSTLDGLDEVAVVDDGRIVEHGPRAALASDPTTRFAALLAAGAGHGVPR is encoded by the coding sequence ATGGCCACGGCACCCGCCTCCGCGCCCCGCGACGGGGCCCGGCTCCTCCTCGGGGAGCTCCGCCCCGAGCGGCGCGCCATCGCCGTGCTGGCCGTGATCCTGGTCGTGGCCGTGGGGCTCCCGGTCGGGGCCCAGCTGCTCCTGGGCCGCTTCGTCGACGAGGCCGCGGCCGGCGCCACCGTGGGCCGCCTCACCACCGTCGCGGTGACCTTCGGCGCCCTGCTGCTCGTGGCCGACGTGCTCCAGCTGGCCGTGACCGCCCTGGCCGTGCGCCTGGCGTGGCGCATCGGCAACCGCCTCCGCGTCGACCTGTGCCGCCACGCCCTCGACCTCGACCTCGCCTGGCACGGCGAGCACAGCGCCGGCGAGGTCATCGAGCGGGTCGACGGCGACATCGAGGCCGTCACCCGGTTCGCCTCGACCGCGGTGCTCCAGGTGGTGGGCAACGTGGCCGTCCTGGTCGCCGTCGGTGCCGTCGCCCTCGTGGTCGAGTGGCGGGCCGGGGTGGTCCTGCTGGCCACCGTCGGCGTGGCCCTCGCCGTGCTGGTCCGGATGCGCTCGCTGGCGGTGCCGTCCCACGACCACGAGCGGGAGGTGCTGAGCCACCTCTACGGCGACCTCGAGGAGCGCCTCGGCGGGCTGGAGGACATCCGGGCCAACGGTGCCGGCCCCTGGGCCGTCGACCGCCTCCACCGGCACTCGGCCCGGTGGTGGCGCGCCGCCCGGCGGGCGTCCCTGCGTGGCGAGGGCGGCTACGCCACGACCGGCATCACCTTCGCCGTCGGCACCGCCGCCACCCTCGGGGTCGCCGCCGTGCTCGCGGCCCGGGGCCAGATCACCCTCGGCACCGTGCTCGTCCTCTTCCGGTTCGTGCAGATGGTGCAGAGCCCCCTGGAGCGCATCGGCGAGCAGCTGAGCGAGTTCCAGAAGGCGGTGGCGGGGGTGCGACGGGCCGCCCGCCTCCTCGGCACGCCGGTGGGGGTCGTCCCCGGCGAACGGGACCTGCCCTCGGGGCCGCTGGCCGTCGACCTCGACCACGTCGCCCTCCGGTACGACGCCGATGCGGACCACCCGCCCGCGCTCCGCGACGTCGACCTTCGCCTGGCGCCGGGCACCAGCCTCGGCGTCGTCGGCCGCACCGGCAGCGGCAAGACCAGCCTGGGACGGCTCCTGGCCCGGTTCTGGGACCCCACCTCCGGGGCGGTCCGGGTCGGCGGCGTCGACCTGCGCACCGTGGCGGTCGGCTCGCTCCGCCGCCGGGTCGCGGTCGTCACCCAGGAGGTCGAGGTCCTGCGGGCCAGCCTCCGCGACAACCTGACCCTGCTGGGCACCCTCCCCGCCTCCGACGAGCGCCTCCACGCCGTCCTCGCCGACGTCGGGCTCGACGGCTGGCTGGCCGACCTGCCCGACGGGCTCGACACCGCGCTCGACGGCACGGCCCGGCTCTCGGGCGGCGAGGCCCAGCTGCTCGCCTTCGCCCGGGTGCTGCTCGGCGACCCCGGCCTGGTCGTGCTGGACGAGGCCACCAGCCGCCTCGACCCCGACACCGAGGTCCGGGTCCAGGCCGCCACCCGCCGGCTGCGCGAGGGGCGGACGCTCGTGGTGATCGCCCACCGCCTCTCCACCCTCGACGGGCTCGACGAGGTCGCGGTGGTCGACGACGGGCGCATCGTCGAGCACGGCCCGCGGGCGGCCCTCGCCTCCGACCCGACCACCCGCTTCGCCGCCCTCCTCGCCGCGGGCGCCGGCCACGGGGTGCCCCGATGA
- a CDS encoding ATP-binding cassette domain-containing protein has product MTATTAGADPTAGTRREGVALAWRILRRDPRAWALCALGWAVFHSLPVATGFALRMVLDGISGGSTSAPWGALALLAGIEVARWTMFLGLVVQWHGAWVGWHTGPRMALLDSLVSDPGPVAGRLPGAPGEAVSRFRDDAQDMALVLDVWLDVVGVAVASLLAVGILATIDWRLAVTIALPALGVMALAHALGPRLRAWRFEARQATAVVTGFVSDTFGAIGAVRAAGAEDAVVRRFTAMGHDRAGRAVRDEVGTQLLYTLSGSTADLALAAALVVAAPAAASGALTVGDLGLVAAYAVVLAGLPRFVGRLGAYQRQADVSADRLARLLPPGRRAPEAVAGDQALRLRAPRRAPADDAVGLAPGEQDPDVAPRHPDDLVSVHPSRQDVPLTGLEVRGLTVVHGTQVVLDGLDLDVTPGRVVAVTGPVGSGKSSLLRAVLGLIPSTGTLRWDGEEVTEPSRVLVPPRVAYVPQVPRLFSEPLAHAVLLGLPPERLDGALHLACMEQDLATMPEGTATTVGSRGVRLSGGQVQRVAAARALVRRPRLLVVDDLSSALDAATEAEMWRRVLTAADLDGTAVLVVTHRQSVLDRADQVLTLG; this is encoded by the coding sequence ATGACGGCCACGACCGCCGGCGCCGACCCCACCGCCGGCACGCGGCGCGAGGGCGTCGCGCTGGCGTGGCGGATCCTCCGACGGGACCCCCGCGCCTGGGCCCTGTGCGCGCTGGGGTGGGCCGTGTTCCACAGCCTGCCGGTGGCCACCGGGTTCGCCCTCCGGATGGTCCTCGACGGCATCTCCGGTGGCAGCACCTCGGCCCCCTGGGGGGCCCTCGCCCTGCTCGCCGGCATCGAGGTCGCCCGCTGGACGATGTTCCTGGGACTGGTCGTGCAGTGGCACGGGGCCTGGGTGGGCTGGCACACCGGTCCCCGGATGGCCCTGCTCGACTCGCTCGTGTCGGACCCCGGACCCGTGGCCGGTCGGCTGCCCGGCGCCCCCGGCGAGGCGGTCAGCCGCTTCCGCGACGACGCCCAGGACATGGCCCTGGTCCTCGACGTGTGGCTCGACGTCGTCGGCGTGGCCGTGGCCTCGCTCCTGGCCGTCGGCATCCTCGCCACCATCGACTGGCGCCTCGCCGTCACCATCGCCCTCCCCGCCCTCGGCGTCATGGCCCTGGCCCACGCCCTCGGGCCCCGCCTGCGGGCCTGGCGGTTCGAGGCCCGGCAGGCCACCGCGGTGGTGACCGGGTTCGTGAGCGACACCTTCGGCGCCATCGGCGCGGTCCGCGCCGCCGGGGCCGAGGACGCCGTGGTCCGCCGCTTCACCGCCATGGGCCACGACCGGGCCGGGCGGGCCGTGCGCGACGAGGTCGGCACCCAGCTCCTCTACACGCTCTCCGGCAGCACCGCCGACCTTGCCCTGGCCGCGGCGCTGGTCGTGGCCGCCCCGGCCGCAGCGAGCGGCGCGCTCACCGTCGGCGACCTCGGGCTGGTCGCCGCCTACGCGGTGGTCCTGGCCGGCCTGCCCCGCTTCGTGGGCCGTCTGGGCGCCTACCAGCGCCAGGCCGACGTCTCGGCCGACCGCCTGGCGCGCCTCCTGCCCCCCGGGCGCCGCGCCCCGGAGGCGGTGGCCGGCGACCAGGCCCTCCGCCTGCGGGCCCCACGCCGCGCCCCGGCCGACGACGCCGTGGGCCTGGCGCCCGGGGAGCAGGACCCCGACGTCGCCCCCCGCCACCCCGACGACCTGGTGTCGGTGCACCCGTCGCGCCAGGACGTGCCCCTCACGGGCCTGGAGGTCCGCGGCCTCACCGTCGTCCACGGCACCCAGGTCGTCCTCGACGGCCTCGACCTCGACGTCACCCCGGGGCGGGTCGTCGCCGTGACCGGACCCGTGGGCAGCGGCAAGTCGAGCCTCCTGCGGGCCGTGCTCGGGCTCATCCCGTCGACCGGCACCCTCCGGTGGGACGGCGAGGAGGTCACCGAGCCGTCGAGGGTGCTGGTCCCGCCCCGCGTCGCCTACGTCCCCCAGGTGCCCCGGCTGTTCAGCGAGCCCCTGGCCCACGCCGTCCTGCTGGGGCTGCCGCCCGAGCGCCTCGACGGGGCCCTCCACCTGGCCTGCATGGAGCAGGACCTGGCGACCATGCCGGAGGGGACGGCCACCACGGTCGGGTCGCGGGGCGTGCGGCTCTCGGGGGGCCAGGTGCAGCGGGTCGCCGCGGCCCGGGCCCTCGTGCGACGCCCCCGACTCCTGGTCGTGGACGACCTCTCCAGCGCCCTCGACGCGGCCACCGAGGCGGAGATGTGGCGCCGGGTGCTCACCGCCGCCGACCTCGACGGCACCGCCGTCCTGGTCGTCACCCACAGGCAGTCGGTGCTCGACCGCGCCGACCAGGTCCTCACCCTCGGCTGA